Within Leguminivora glycinivorella isolate SPB_JAAS2020 chromosome 26, LegGlyc_1.1, whole genome shotgun sequence, the genomic segment ACAACACAATTCAATTGAAATTTTATTGGAGGCCCCAAAGTGGTGCAAAACTTCATTTCACAgtaatttgtattgtatttattcgATTTTTTTCGGACTTTTCCTTAACCGTTCACGTGGCGGGCGTCATCGTCATAGGTTGTCAGATGAAGGGTTGAAGACTTgaagaatatttattttttattttgtgctCGATACAAATTAGaagtcagtattttttttactaaccTATAATAGCGTCCTACTGCTGgcatattatatattctgtgctgctgggcaaaggcctctccctttaacctccatgactcccggtttAATCCGTATTATGCCTATAATATCGTGTTTTTTCCGCACTGGTTCGCAAAGTAGGTCagttcttgtcaggtcgaaacttcaaagggcaataatttgtatgcattgcgcgtgtaaaattactaaaataccTAATACTCACTTGACTCACTTcactcgtgttttaatttatcaccacttgtttcgaatttcctcttttccgcacttgtagtACTATTATCTTttccgcacatgtatcgtaatgtaagttaagtacctaattattttataGCCGAAACGCTTTTATAGCACCGCAATGTGTTTATTATGTGGATAGGCTACCAATATTTATCATTCTTTGCACAAAATGTGGTAACGTTTGCTCTTGTAGGTAAGGAAGTGCTAAAGATATTGAAAAACATAAATACTTATACTAAACGCTAAATTTTGAATgcggaaaaataaaatcatcaCTCATCATCAAACACAAATACACAAACGCATATATGATAAAAACAATAGACAGTCGGTTAGAAGTACCAAAGacatacggaaccctaataataataacaaaaggaaaacacaaaaatatctTACATGAAAACGCCATCTAACGAATTTAAGATGAAACTAGTGACAACATTTTTAGTACGTTTGCTTTCATTGtagttattcttatttttaatagATGGCACTATAAACCACTTATGTACGCCATCTAGCGAGTTTTGTTGGAACCAGTTAACAACGTTTTACTCTGAACTTGTAGTGCTCGTTATAGTTCACAAATTGTTCTGAAGATGGCGTCACTACACTTTTCGTATTTTACCCTCTTAATAGTTCAGAGTAATTCTAGTAGATGGCGCTATCATATAACAGCAAGGTACCCCATCTTTGCTAATATTGTAATTCTAAAAGTTGTCAACAGAAGGcgctaaaataaattattcaaaccaacaaattttgattgtttagtattatttatttacaatagagTAACGGTTTTAATCATAGCACTAATGATAACAACTTTAATTAATActcaaaaaacataaatatgaacgtagtataggtacctattctaCTTATTGCAAGTTGTAATGTTGTATGCACAAAAAGTTcacattaaaatatttgtatttagCTTAAAAGTTCTAAACGGCTGTCCTATTTCTTAGTGGTAGATGGCGTAGCACTCCAAAAGCATATTTAGGTAtaagtataattaataaatatacattattcaaataaaattttgttaACTTTGTAAGTATGACTTGAGTAAATTACAGtttctttttcaccacaccatcgGGTAagggcttactttgctattcgaaaacagatagcaaaatggcattttatccacaagagtaaagtaatttcatacaaattttaacttgatgccttaagctagctgatagaatttacctataaaatgaCGATTTTGATCAAGAATATTGAATagatcgatggatttgatttaatttgacattttatagtcagtattttgttcgagttggatggtgtggtgaaaaattttgtatttcactcggtggcaaagtttgtttaaccttcgtgccttgaaaccctcgcaacgctcaagattccactttttgaaccactcgctacgctcgcgcttcaatattggaatctttcgcttgctcgggtatcaatatttgcACGTGcgtttaaacaacaactttgccccttgtaaaacaaataactatttatcgTTTAcaccaaagtttttttttcaactaagTAGTTACTAATCTAATCTGTACTGCTAATTCTATTCAGCCAATTGTAGTGACGTATAATAATACGTGTAGTTAGTAGTTAGGCATAGATCTGATAATTATTACTGCTAGGACTTAGAAAATACCTAAGTTTACTTATCTAACGAGATCACAATAAGGACGGACTAGTTTTAATGAAAATCACATTAATTATACTAGACAAACTAGAAGACAACtcttactttttaacccccgacgcaaaaacgacgcgtgactgtttgtctgcctgtctgtctgtctgtctatctgtgtgtgtgtctgtctgtggcatcgtagctcccgaacggataaaccgatttagatttagtttttttttgtctgaaagctgagttagtcgggagtgttcttagccatgtttcatgaaaatcggtctactatgtcgcggtcgggggttttttcaaaattttaatttttagcaGGCTTCATTATTAAGCTTTCCTCGAATTTGACTATAGActataattgtgtcgcttaacttcaaaactgggtaaatccagtctgctttaaggttgattatctttcagatcatattatattttttatatattcaaccataaagcagaatggatttacccaggtttgaaattaagcgacacaatttgactatacatataattattaattagtcAGCTGTGGTACTAGTGGGTACGGCTGGCTCATCAGCCGCTAGCAGCGCCCTCAAAGTGATGGCTTCTTGTCTGAGCGCCGCGACATGTGCGCGAAGCGAAGCATTCTCTTGCTCGAGCAGACAAGCTCGCCAGGCGATCTGAAACATGAGTATCTGTTAAAAATTTACACAAGGCACAGTTGCACCAATTACAAGTTATACTCCTCCTCATAgagtatcatcatcatcatcatatcaggccccgtagccgaatggcatttctccgacgccaaacgaaagcgatacgccgctggctctgtcgcgccaatacgcaagcgcgatagagatagatatctactagcgcttcgtttcgtgagcgtttcgtgagcgattgtgccattcggctagccacccagccctttatcgcccactgctgagcataggcctctcttctagtacgccacttgtcccggtcctgagctagtctcatccagttgtgcatgacccgcaattttccggatgtcgtccacccaacgaactaatggatgccaagcgcttcttacatctgtgagcggccaccattctgttaacattttagtccatctgccgtcactctgcctagcaacatatagagtatattgaatagtatctCCTTCTCGTCATGTCCGGCGATGGCGACCACTCCAACGGTTATTGAATTgaacgctctgatgtggcttgCGAAACAAAACTTGGTTTTGAAAATGCGATTACAGGGTGCGCAATTACAAGTAACTGATAGCGTCACTTCATAGAGTAATAATTGAGTATGAAGGGTAGAGGTAGGAGAGAAGAGAAATCTCTGTTACATTATGGGGGAACagtactgggggccgatttttgaatctcactttcactaaaataccggttgaaaacggtgaattgcctattattttcagtgacaattttctgaactcgaacgccgtgagactcaaaaatcggccccctggatgTAGCGCCATCTTTTACATACGCCTTTTAAACCCTATATCCGACTTCGGATCGTACAATGTGAACTGAATTCGCTATCAAAGGTGGTGCTCTAGGGTAGGTACTACTTTGgtactacaataaaaataaacgttagtttttgaaaatttatatCAGCTACCAGTGTTGGCTTATATTCAGATACTTTAGCACGATCTTAGAACTATGCTGTGTACTATGTTATTTTGATAATAGTGATAAAGAGAAAAAGAGAGATATGCctggtgcgtagccgaatgacatttctgcgacgcgaaacgaaaacgaaacgccgcgaaaggtagtctggctctgtcgcgacaatacgagagcgatagagatagatatctacgagcgtttagtttcgtgagcgtttcgtgagcgtttgtgccattcggctacgtaatACCCTGTTGGCTTATGGCTTACAATCAGAGGCCTTAGAAAAACTATGATgagtacctactcgtatgttATTTAgtgtgataaattgataatataggcagaatatcagtgctgctgcctcagggcgtagcgtaatactgaaccgtaacccttttgtcttgttgcgacgcgcacagtatcatagtacgctatggtaaaaatctgtctaatttcctgttttccaatttgcttattatgtattctaattcttttttgtaacttatttcttttgtgtattctgtgtgtattgtgacaaacaaataaacgtatatcGTATATAGTAGTGATACAGAGAAATATAGGGATAAGCATACCTGATCTTCTCTCACTCGGCGCGCGTCTCTGGACTTCTTGGCAGCTTGGTTGTTCCGCCGTCGTCTCTCGAAGTACTTCTCATCTTTGACACTCTAATATAAGAAGGACACTAATGATAGCGTGAGACAGATATACCTGGTCCTCTCTCACTCGGCGCGCGTCTCTGGACTTCTTGGCAGCTTGGTTGTTCCGCCGTCGTCTCTCGAAGTACTTCTCGTCCTTCAACTCGGCGGGGATCGGCCGCTTCTCGCCGCGACGGCGGGCCTCCTCTGACAGCCCGTGGAGAGCTTGGGGATGATAAAAATACTGTCAATTCATAGATTTAAGGAAATAGGAAGTAAGGAAGGAGGTAAAGAGTAATACCAAGCAAAGTAAGCAGCGGTTTTAACATCCCGAAGGTGCAGTATCTAAGTCACTGATGAATTAAATTCATACAGAACAGACACGttactttttttatgaaaaaacgtaaaatgttttttttttaataatggcTTTTACTCCTCGGTCTTTTTTCCGAGGTGGATTTTGCCAATGACGACGTttggtaagtacgacagtgtacggtgagttagcacttgtaaattgatagctaaattttacaagagcacgtggactaccggccgttggcgacaaaaaagtggctaaacgcgtttagagattaattcttcatttcatcagcttctcactacagcattagtttactgcataataggCTATCGATATTACATTATAACAACactaatgagcaaaagaaaaaaaaaatcacgacacgagaccgctaagaaggcgctcgaaccggaagtccgtTAACATGATTATACTGATATGCCGTTTCctggcctcgtagccgaatggcatttctccgtcgagaaacgaaaacgaatcgccgcggaaggtagtctggctctgtcgcgccaatacgaaagagcgatagagatagatatctacgagcgtttcgtttcgtgagcgtttgtgccattcggctacgcaccctgggccGTCGTTCATcccgaggtcgcgggttcgaagttcgaaccccggctcgtaccaatgagtttttcagaacttaggtgcgaaatgtcaaattaatattatttgcagcttttcggtgaaggaaaacatcgtgaggataccggactaatcccaataagtaGTTACCCCTCGGGTTGGAATGGAAGGATAGCGCAAGAAGGAAATGCTCACGTTGCGGGCTGCGCATGGGCAGATGCTGGCAGTAGGGCAAGCACGGAGGCGGCGGCAGCGCGGCAAGCAGCGGGCCGACCATGCTTGGCACGTCTGaaacaaaatatacatacatacatacatacatacaatcacgcctgtatcccataaaggggtaggcatcagagcacaagaaactaccaaagtctcagtgccactcttggcaattaaggggttaaaagaaaacgaaaattgtgacattgcagtgacaggttgccagcctctcgcctacgccacaattttaacccaaatcccacagtcgacttctacgacacccacgggaagacaggggtggtgaaattcttaacccgtcaccatacaGGCACAAAATATATGTAACTATAATACGACTATCTTATCACATGAATAACACAGTAAATAGTAGGTATACAAATCTAATCATGGTATAAATATACTCACAAAGGTCTAATTGATAGAGACCTAAAAGCCGTGTCACATATTATTGCGGGCTTTGAAGAGTATCATATTGCAGATGACTTTACGTACACACAACTCTACAAATCTTCACAAATTGAAggctcagggtggctagccgaatggcacaatcgctcacgaaactctcacgaaacgaagcgctagtagatatctatctctatcgcgcttgcgtattggcgcgacagagccagcggcgtatcgctttcgtttggcgtcggagaaatgccattcggctacggggcctgggtggctagccgaatggcacaatcgctcacgaaacgctcacgaaacgaagcgctagtagatatctatctctatcgcgcttgcgtattggcgcgacagagccagcggcgtatcgctttcgtttggcgtcggagaaatgccattcggctacggggcctgttcggTTTCCTACTTAGTTTTCTTGACTGGTTCCTATAATTCATCAGAATCTTAAAAGGAAACAAAATTACATTCTGTCACTTGACACAAGAGTAAAATCAAAGTAGAATCAATACTAGAGTTGTGACACGTTACCAAAATGCATACCAAAAGTATGTACCAAAAGTATTGCCGGTATTACAAGTTTGACCCAAAAAAGGGAATTTAATCGTTTGCCGTGCTtaggatttctacaaataggtgttatttgtgaatattttatctttttgttAGAAAGCCTCGGACGTATCGCGAAGTTTTGAGTCAAAGCGATTAATCaactaacatatttttaagcaatattttttttaatattttttggtgTAGCTGGCACGACGACGACCGTCTAttagcaaaaaaacattttacttcAAGTAACAGTGAAAATGGAGATACGAGGTGATAAAAATGtcatatgttatttatttcaaagataGAAGTccgttcttttaaaatactcaAAAGTTAAAAAATACTCCATCAAAAATACCTGTTCCAAAAATTGAATCCGGTACATTGCCTGAGCTCTAGTACCAACCTAGTACCAATCCAGATGACAGTTGCACGTATTCGACAACCCGTGATCCAATCCACTATCATTTGAGAGTCAACGTGAAACGTCAAATTCGCCGTGCCGAATTGAGCCCCAGCAGTCTCTGCACTCTACTCATCAACCAAAACACCTTGAAATTTGTTTACTTAAAAACATTCTCATAAATCGATACAGCGCTGTGTGTCAAAAGATGCACCGGTAAGTGAACCCTCTAATGTTTGGCGCGGCAACGACCCCTGCCCTCCGTGCTCCCAAATTTACGCTATGCTGTAATTATAAAACTAATAAAAGCACActctactatttttttttcatcgcAATTAAACTTTGTATCttttagtaaaaatatacatttggcAGGTTTTTGAAAAAGCAGAGGAAATGAGAAAATATTCGTATTTGGAACGGTGGCTACTTACTATAGGCACATAGGCATTGCAGTCTATAGTTTGGCGACAATGCTAAATcagatattttaaaacaaaaaggtgtgtataaagttttttgattaaataaatatgtatagcaTTGTGTTTCAAACAAAATATCCGTTATTCATAACATTCACATGTCGCTATTTATGTATGCATAGTTAAACCGGTTTCAATTAATTCTGAATCCATTTTTAAAGGaccataaatataaaaataaataaataaaataaaatttgtttatttccaagaaaatacagtcatgtatacaattaaactgacctccacacTAGGCAGATGCCTGTCCCGTGGAGGAGATGGTTCAGTCTTAGGtatcaattaaaataatatcataacttcttacatataaaagaaaaacagAAAAAACAGTAAAGGTAAAAATTACTAAGTGGTAACAAGCACTTAAAGTTTTAAGACAAAATATTAGAGGTACAGTCAAGTATTCTTGTATATATCTTAAAATTCTTAAATAACAAGTATTACTACTTCGCTCAGAGTTAGAAATCCTGAAAATTCGCGTTTCCTCGTCGCCTAAGACTAAgctctgtgtttccgcatgagtacaatccaggtctctttaaagcaagagtaaataggtatctcatcaggtaagcgtgctccaccgtaaaCCGCATCATCACCAGCAatgcacggacgagaagtttccaaagttgaagaactttcctcatgagaattttcggtaacttctgagaatgttctcaagaacgagaatttatcagaatacttagtaacttcgtagtttataccatggTTTCTTcggactcagcaagtcaagaggtagtcccgtggtagtgcgctggcttcgtatgccgatgttctcaggttcgatcctgagtAAGCTtcatcgcttaccatcaggtgtgatcgtggtcaaacgtctacctattatACTAAAAAAAAGATGGGTCTTTCACATTTCACACGCACGCACCATAGACGCACACACGACCCTTTGCTCGTGCGTACCGGCACGGGCACCTGCGTAATCCCTAAGCCTATATGTCATGATTACCTACAATATAGGGTCTCTCGAAATCGGGCAATCACGGCAACGTTTGATTCGCGAATTACgaatgtagtgcgaaaaaatttgccttcgtattcttacggaaacgtacgaacgcgtcatgctatttcaatgagtctcagtacaagatgtactgacattgactgaattAGCATAACAAATACGAacttttccggaaaaatacgaaggaaaccctttccgcactacatctgtacgtgATTTTTGACACCCTAAATAAGGGCTCTATAGACCATCCTACGCTGGTTGTTCCTTCACAAATAGCTCGTCAACCAACGACTAACCCTTGTGTATGGGCAACCCTTTGACCCGGGCGTGGGTACCGGCACCTGCGTAATCCCTAAACCAACATGTGTGTCATGTTATAGCGTGTACCGTAACAGGTGATGGGACAAACATGCAGTTTCATCGGTTGCCTTTTTTGTttacttacataataataattttcttttaataaaattacaacattttataaGTAACAAATTAACGCTTCCTAATTACCATTTTGTAATtgctaaacaaaaataaatgtgtgcctatacagggtggcccattcaaatcggtcagtatgggaaagtctgaaactataagacatacgaagatttgttcttaggaaccatgtcaccgattttgataaaaagaaaaactgcattcgtacaacaaaaaaaagtgtacccagctggggaatcgaacccggttgttttgaaaaaataaacttacactatttctattcagatatcgtttgtgtaggtcttaagcagtaaatatctctaagaaacataatgtctaaaatgaataaaatgcagtGACAAAATTGAAACTTACACATTTCTGACCACGAACTTCCAAATTTTTCTGTACACCGGTGTTTGAACATATGACCcgacatttttttttgggaGGTTGTGGTGTTATTTTCTTCCTTTTTGTCCTTGGAACCTTGGTCCAAGGACCTAGGGTTCTGGAAATacgattttttgattttttatgcaatttataaataacacttaaataaaaatccCATACAATACTTATATCATAAAGTAtgcaattaaaaagaaaactaaaaatctaagtcagcggcagcatttcctcgctgaattgcaatacttatacgttgagctaggaagctgccagctcttttgtcCCCCGTAGAATCAGTCAGCCGCTGccacagtatttttttatttattcttcctAAATCGTCCAAAATCTGATTGAACAGTCAAAAGGGCTTAGGTACTTTTTCCTAGCATCCTGTCCTAGCTTTGGTTTCAGATTTGGTCTCATGGACTCATCTTTGGGATCTTTAAGTTCTACTTTGTCAAAAGTTGTCTTTAATGCAATACATGATAGTCAGAGAACCAACAAACCTTGCTCGACGAGTTATGACATGACAATTATGAAATGTGAcagaccttcaagaaaagagcgtacacccatcttcaAGGCTGGCAACGCACCTCTAATACTTCTGGTGTTTATGGTGTCCATGAGCGGCAGTGATGCCAGTGATCGTATACGATCAGGCGACCTGTTTGACTATCCTACTGCATAAAGAAAGATAGATGCGTCGAAAAAGGTTCGAGGTAAACCCTCAGGTCTTCGAGACCTCAACGTTCGGCTCCTGGTTATAATCGCTTGCACCACCCCTGCATTTACCTCTGTTTTACACCGTCTCTAATGACGGGAGCGGCCAGGTGGCAGCGTAATGACACTAATGACAGGGCGTGATGACGCACTAATGGCTTGGTTACCTGCCACGGGGCTCAGAGGTCACAGCACTTGTACCTACTAGCAATGCATCCACAGGGTGCTTAGACTTTGGCTGAATCGCTTGCACTTCGATATCGAAACGCTTTGCGTGAATTGCGTGTCTGTTTCATTCGCGCCACGTCGAGCGCGAAGCGAACATTTTCAGGCCCTTATTGGGGACCTCTGGATAAGACGAACGCAGAAACTTTCGTCATCCGGTAAGCTATAATCacatagttaaaatacaaaatttcaAGTTCCGAAGTTAAGCGAAAGCAAAGTTTGATATTTATGACATTCACTCACTCACTCGCTCATGATCATTGAGAATAGAACTACTTAGTACTTCCCATAAACtcagagagctgaaatttggtacagagTTAGGGTTTAATGGCGACATAGTATCGTATTATATATCGCTTTTGATGATACCCTTGGTCTCCATGGGTACAACAAATTGAACAAATAGATCAATTTTCTGCAAAAATACCCGTGGTAAGATACTGTGCACCAGGGATTTCAGCAAATCTTTTCTACTCGATTGTCGATAAAATCACACTATCCCCTTGTTACTAAAACCACAAAGCTTTTTGTTGTCTCCCTGATCAATTGCGTCAAATATTTGTTAACAATTAATGAGTTCAAGTGATTTACGTATCGTCGGTGCGTGCCTCGTGGCACGGGCCGAGGGGCGTGAATTCGTGAAGGGCTATTATAACCACGACAGGGGGTTAATAGCGATGTGCAAATGTTTAACCAACTTTTGAGGCAATTTTAGAATGTTAGTCTTTTTATTTATGAGAAGTAAAAGTGACTGGCACTATCATTATATGCCTTCACATTAGACATAATCTTTAAATATATAATCCACTTATTTACATGAATATTTAGTTGTAAGTTTTTTAATATGTTGTAATTAATGAATTGGTTTTGAATTAAACTGTACCAATACATGAACATAACTGACAGTGTTTCGTAAAAGGCCCACTTTGTCGCTTAATGGCGTGATTTACTTATacctttataattataataatttttaaggaaaaaaaaccgccgcttttggggttctggtaaagataaagataaagataaaatttatttcatagaaaaatatctaatattaaaacaatcacaattctcttaaataatgcttaaaaactataaatataggtacaaacatGGTTTAGAAAGACATAAATAACAAGTGGTGAAAgatacttgcgaatgttggattatgtagaaatgtgtaggtatttttttaaactgtttttaatgtaaatctttgattatttgatggaaactcaaatgaatatacgtatacccttacggtttgaagagtttcctcaattcctcatgaatccgattataagaaatcgagcttgacaaaatttgaaaactcaatatgtaagcaaaacaaagagaacaaatctccgaacaaataaatgtgactgttctgaacttaaatgcatgctgttcctataaaaatacgaaagtcattataagcgtgccgtccagatttaaggagttccgttctgatcttcatcagcagttccactgcaccaaatgtcactgttctggacgtaagtgcatgctgttcttataaaaatatcaaagccactataagtgtgccgttcagatttaaggagttccattctgatcatcatcagaagttctactgcaccaaatgttactgttatgaacgtaaacgcaagctgttcttataataagCCATTATAAGCGTGTCGtccagatttaaggagttccgttctgatcttcatcagcagttccactgcaccaaatgtcactgttctggacgtaagtgcatgttgttcttataaaaatatcaaagccactataagtgtgccgttcagatttgaggagttccgttctgaccatcatcagcagttccactgcaccaaatgtcactgttccttACGTAAATGcttgctgttcttataaaaacacaaaaatcaccatgtATATGTctttcagacttgaggagttccctcgatttatccaggatcccatcatcagaaccgggttctgataaaaatgggaccaatctgtatgcatacatacattcgatcaaaacattttttttcaaaatcggtccagtaacgacggcgatatcgtggaacaatcataaaaaaaatacagacgaattgaaaaccaccTACTTTGAGATTTGggtgcggcggttaaaaaataaatacagacgaattgagaaccaccttccttgagattaagtccattttcacattatccgatccgatatcggatgttggtaggatttcaatagaataaatccaagatggcgcctttaatgtatgggatattgggccgacatccgatatcgatatcgtgaaaacgcacttaagggcggcggttaatgaacaaactgacaaagcggctttatagcaatcgacaaagtggctTCGCGATTACTGTGAAAACCTGTTCACGCTGGGACCCCAAAGACCTAGAGTTAgagttatgtaggtacatattctCGTAAATTTTAAGATACGTCACAAGGTCCATTTAGATTACTTAGCTATGTATCCGCTCTGTACCTATTTCTGTAATCTTCTCTTCAACTGGAAATCTTTAATGAATATTAATAATGAATGAAACGATGTtaccgtaagcgtttgtgctatGTACCCTGAAATGTAGGACGTATATGTGCTTTGTAAATTAAAGGAGCCCCTTGATCGGACAGAGGTGGATTAAAATACCTTGTCATTTTACATGTTGAACGACGCGCTCGGAATGACGACGCATCAGAGGAACAAAAGTCTGtgtatttattaagttttattaccttTCCATGTTCTATTATTCTATAAAAAAATCTGCAAATGAAATGgtacaaaaacaataaaatgtttgttttaatatctGATTCTTGTTTTACCTGATATTAAGAAGttgctgtatttttttatttaattacaaaCAGACATCTCTAATTATTAcacagtatcgttaaaccaataagatttgtctcgatacctattccattccGCGGTAGATATTATACACCGATGATTTACTCCGTGGCAAGCGAAGTTTCGAACATGGCCATAAGTTTAGACAAGTTTAG encodes:
- the LOC125240082 gene encoding D site-binding protein-like — translated: MDQNINNVNMNLPLYDLEPCSAQHSGALAALRLLRSYNHFLPPDVPSMVGPLLAALPPPPCLPYCQHLPMRSPQPLHGLSEEARRRGEKRPIPAELKDEKYFERRRRNNQAAKKSRDARRVREDQIAWRACLLEQENASLRAHVAALRQEAITLRALLAADEPAVPTSTTAD